In Astatotilapia calliptera chromosome 16, fAstCal1.2, whole genome shotgun sequence, one genomic interval encodes:
- the LOC113007393 gene encoding radixin: MPKPINVRVTTMDAELEFAIQPNTTGKQLFDQVVKTVGLREVWFFGLQYTDSKGYVTWLKLNKKVTQQDVKKENPLQFKFRAKFFPEDVSEELIQEITQKLFFLQVKEAILNDENYCPPETAVLLASYAVQAKYGDYNNDIHKPGYLASDRLLPQRVLEQHKLTKEQWEDRIQTWHEEHRSMLREDAMMEYLKIAQDLEMYGVNYFEIKNKKGTELWLGVDALGLNIYEHEDKLSPKIGFPWSEIRNISFNDKKFVIKPIDKKAPDFVFYAPRLRINKRILALCMGNHELYMRRRKPDTIEVQQMKAQAREEKHHKQMERAQLENEKKKRELAEKEKERIEREKEELIERLRQIEEQTQRAQKELEEQTRRALELEQERKRAKEEAERLERERQVAEEAKTALAQQAADQMKTQEQLAAELAEFTAKIALLEDAKRKKEEEATEWQHKALSAQEDLEKTREELKTAMTSPPAPENDEQDETNAEASAELLSDGVTSHRSEEERITEAQKNERVKKQLQALSSELAEARDDTKKTQNDMLHAENVKAGRDKYKTLRQIRQGNTKQRIDEFESM, from the exons ATGCCCAAACCG ATCAATGTGCGCGTCACCACCATGGACGCTGAGCTGGAGTTTGCCATCCAGCCCAACACAACAGGCAAACAGCTCTTCGATCAG GTGGTGAAAACAGTCGGTCTGAGGGAGGTCTGGTTCTTCGGCCTGCAGTACACAGACAGCAAAGGCTACGTGACGTGGCTCAAGCTCAATAAGAAG GTGACCCAGCAGGATGTCAAGAAGGAGAATCCGCTGCAGTTCAAGTTCAGAGCAAAGTTCTTCCCTGAGGATGTTTCTGAGGAGCTCATCCAGGAGATCACACAGAAACTTTTCTTCCTGCAG GTAAAGGAGGCCATTCTGAATGATGAGAACTACTGTCCTCCAGAGACAGCCGTGCTGCTGGCCTCGTATGCCGTTCAGGCCAAATACGGAGACTATAACAACGATATTCACAAGCCTGGCTACCTGGCATCTGACCGGCTACTGCCACAGAG AGTTCTGGAGCAGCACAAGTTGACAAAGGAGCAGTGGGAGGACAGAATACAGACGTGGCACGAGGAGCACAGAAGCATGCTCAG GGAGGACGCGATGATGGAGTATCTGAAGATCGCTCAGGACTTGGAGATGTATGGCGTCAACTactttgaaattaaaaacaagaaggGCACAGAGCTGTGGCTCGGGGTCGACGCCCTGGGACTCAACATCTACGAGCATGAAGACAA GTTGTCACCAAAGATCGGTTTCCCCTGGAGCGAGATCAGAAACATTTCCTTCAATGACAAGAAGTTTGTCATCAAGCCCATTGACAAGAAGGCTCCA GACTTTGTGTTCTACGCCCCACGGTTGAGGATCAACAAGCGTATCCTGGCGTTGTGTATGGGAAACCACGAGCTGtacatgaggaggaggaagcctGATACTATTGAGGTGCAGCAGATGAAGGCTCAGGCCAGGGAGGAGAAGCACCACAAGCAGATGGAGAG GGCACAGCTGGAGAATGAGAAGAAAAAGCGAGAGCTtgcagagaaagagaaggagcgAATAGAGCGAGAGAAGGAAGAGCTGATCGAGAGGCTGAGGCAGATCGAAGAGCAAACTCAGAGAGCTCAGAAAG AGCTGGAGGAGCAGACCCGCAGAGCGCTAGAGTTGGAGCAGGAGAGGAAGCGGGCGAAGGAAGAAGCAGAGCGGCTGGAGAGGGAGAGGCAGGTGGCGGAGGAGGCCAAGACAGCGCTGGCTCAGCAGGCCGCTGACCAGATGAAGACCCAGGAACAACTG GCTGCTGAGTTAGCAGAATTCACTGCCAAAATTGCTCTGCTTGAGGacgcaaagagaaaaaaagaagaggaagcaaCAGAATGGCAACACAAA GCTCTGTCAGCACAAGAGGACCTGGAGAAGACCAGGGAAGAACTTAAGACGGCCATGACATCTCCACCGGCGCCAGAAAACGACGAGCAGGATGAAACGAACGCCGAGGCCAGTGCCGAGCTTCTCAGCGACGGCGTCACCAGCCACCGCAGCGAGGAGGAACGAATCACTGAGGCGCAGAAGAACGAACGTGTTAAGAAACAGCTACAG GCTTTGAGTTCGGAGTTGGCGGAGGCTCGGGACGACACCAAGAAAACGCAGAACGACATGCTACATGCCGAGAACGTCAAAGCGGGCAGAGACAAGTACAAAACCCTACGGCAGATCCGCCAGGGCAACACCAAGCAGCGTATAGATGAGTTTGAGTCCATGTGA